In Bacteroidetes bacterium SB0662_bin_6, the following proteins share a genomic window:
- a CDS encoding T9SS type A sorting domain-containing protein: MQRHPKNTAQLLRRGSLLMTCGASLLYLFALYIFVNPGIAVAQGSVEDDRNALIAFYDSTGGDSWRGNVYWKSDKPLDQWFGVFTDADGRVTELHLISNRLSGEIPAELGNLPKLEVLSFNDNRLTGQIPSELGNLVNLKWLILDRNKLTGEIPSELGNLENLELLTMNTNQLTGEIPSELGNLENLKNLILYNNQLAGEIPAELGNLENLEKLYLANNQLAGEIPSELGNLVNLKVLWLGGNRLIGTIPAELGNLVHLEELSLHTNQLTGEIPTALENLINLKFFNIFNNQLTGNFPAGLCKKTLTLRAYGNPSLIVNCFGIPDEFADNERKHFQILHHNNPTNIYRTIEFILIQENAHARLWISKETFDLFHISGESMNESLNYVFSSTPVDPEKGILEYSMDLLGGLRKNYSNGNNGKRMIDILCHAYQWFLGGLAFPSYLAIPLSHYDHVQNGQLRIAQVIAHEFVHSINFSYAWGSDFFAEGLAEWTSKDIVFDQKSMPPTGIFHIGPGPSPGIPLFPPRPFSYRRAKLFAAYIAERVGMENMKHLMQVCRPGGVCDPDDPDNGDWYDGIAGLDYALSLLDSDLNLGNIALDFHTTNLVHDASVTLNEVSYGYKSSVYANPRLRIRPHVNVNLVNTHFSQHTTTIRPGSANYFSYINPSNLHLSVDANDPEIMLLRLFKERGNSKELVDIDTGVQGYTVTGDYDRVTLITVHSDPRENQAGLTLNISATQNYGLAAGDEELPLMLALKQNYPNPFNPETVIEYELPQTVHVRLAVYDMTGRTVAVLFDGARPQGRYTERFNAAGLSTGTYIYRLTAGEKSQTKIMTLVR, from the coding sequence ATGCAACGCCACCCGAAAAATACTGCTCAGCTTTTACGGAGGGGTTCGCTCCTTATGACGTGCGGGGCCTCCCTTTTGTATCTTTTTGCGTTGTACATCTTCGTCAATCCTGGCATTGCTGTGGCGCAAGGTTCGGTAGAGGATGATCGCAATGCGTTAATAGCCTTCTATGATTCAACCGGTGGAGATAGCTGGAGAGGCAACGTGTATTGGAAAAGCGATAAACCGTTGGATCAATGGTTTGGCGTCTTCACCGACGCCGATGGCAGGGTAACAGAGCTTCATCTTATCAGCAATCGATTATCCGGTGAAATACCCGCGGAATTGGGAAATCTTCCAAAACTCGAAGTACTCAGTTTTAACGACAATCGGTTAACCGGTCAAATACCTTCGGAATTGGGAAATCTTGTAAATCTCAAATGGCTCATCCTGGACAGAAATAAATTAACCGGTGAAATACCTTCGGAATTGGGAAATCTTGAAAATCTCGAATTGCTCACCATGAACACCAATCAATTAACCGGTGAAATACCTTCGGAATTAGGAAACCTTGAAAATCTCAAAAATCTGATTCTTTACAATAATCAATTAGCCGGCGAAATACCCGCAGAATTGGGAAACCTTGAAAATCTCGAAAAGCTCTATCTTGCCAATAACCAGTTAGCCGGTGAAATACCTTCGGAATTGGGAAATCTTGTAAATCTCAAGGTGCTCTGGTTGGGGGGCAATCGATTAATCGGTACAATACCCGCAGAATTGGGGAATCTCGTACACCTTGAAGAGCTCTCACTTCATACTAATCAATTAACAGGTGAAATTCCGACGGCGTTGGAAAATCTTATAAACTTAAAATTCTTTAATATTTTTAACAATCAGCTAACAGGTAATTTTCCTGCCGGATTATGCAAAAAAACATTAACGTTAAGAGCTTACGGGAATCCATCATTAATCGTAAATTGTTTTGGAATTCCTGATGAATTCGCGGATAACGAAAGGAAGCATTTTCAAATACTACATCATAACAACCCAACCAATATTTATAGAACCATTGAATTCATTCTAATACAAGAAAATGCACACGCGAGATTATGGATCTCGAAAGAAACTTTTGATTTATTTCACATCTCTGGAGAATCAATGAATGAATCATTGAACTATGTTTTTTCTTCAACTCCCGTAGATCCGGAAAAAGGAATTCTTGAGTACAGTATGGATCTTTTGGGGGGTCTCCGCAAAAATTATAGCAATGGTAATAACGGGAAAAGAATGATCGATATACTTTGCCATGCTTATCAATGGTTTCTCGGGGGATTAGCTTTTCCTTCTTACCTCGCCATACCTCTATCCCATTATGACCATGTGCAAAATGGTCAACTGCGCATTGCCCAGGTTATAGCGCACGAATTTGTACATAGTATTAATTTTTCCTATGCCTGGGGTAGTGATTTTTTTGCAGAAGGGTTGGCGGAGTGGACTTCTAAAGATATAGTTTTTGATCAAAAAAGTATGCCGCCTACCGGTATATTCCATATTGGGCCGGGTCCAAGCCCCGGAATACCCCTCTTCCCTCCGCGTCCATTCAGTTATCGACGGGCCAAATTGTTTGCTGCTTATATCGCTGAACGTGTGGGTATGGAAAACATGAAACATCTTATGCAAGTATGTCGCCCTGGCGGTGTTTGCGATCCGGATGATCCGGATAATGGCGATTGGTATGATGGAATTGCCGGATTGGATTATGCCTTATCCCTCCTCGATTCCGATCTTAATCTGGGAAACATCGCGTTGGATTTTCACACGACAAACCTTGTTCATGACGCTTCTGTTACTCTTAATGAGGTCTCTTACGGATATAAGTCATCTGTATATGCAAACCCGAGGCTTCGAATAAGGCCTCATGTAAATGTTAATCTTGTCAATACTCATTTTTCACAACACACTACTACAATCCGGCCGGGAAGCGCCAATTATTTTAGTTATATAAACCCTTCGAACTTGCATCTTTCAGTCGACGCAAATGACCCGGAAATTATGTTATTGCGTCTGTTTAAAGAAAGGGGAAATTCAAAAGAGCTTGTAGATATTGACACCGGCGTTCAGGGATATACGGTTACCGGGGACTACGATCGTGTAACGCTTATTACCGTACACAGTGATCCGAGAGAGAATCAAGCGGGCCTTACGCTTAATATTTCCGCAACGCAAAACTACGGATTGGCTGCGGGAGACGAAGAGCTTCCCTTGATGCTTGCTCTCAAACAGAACTATCCGAATCCGTTCAATCCCGAAACCGTAATCGAATACGAACTTCCCCAAACGGTCCATGTACGGCTTGCGGTGTATGATATGACCGGGAGAACGGTCGCCGTGCTTTTTGACGGCGCCCGTCCGCAGGGACGCTATACGGAGCGATTCAACGCAGCGGGCTTATCTACCGGAACGTATATCTACCGCTTGACGGCAGGTGAAAAATCTCAAACGAAAATAATGACGCTCGTTCGGTAA